The genomic region CCATGAGCCGTTCATTTTCTTACGAGCAGGCAATGACACGCGAATACGCGCTGATAAAGTTTTTCAAGAAAACGGCCTCATTCCTAAAATCGTTTTAGAATTAGATCAGCTGGCCACAGCGTATAACGTTGCCTGCTACGGCATGGGAGCTGCTATCATCAGCGATACATTGGCCCAAAAAGCCAACCGTAATTCTACGATGTTATATTACAAAATAAACAGCCCTCATACATTTCGCAATGTATTCTTCTATAATAAACAAAATAAATACATCACCAAAGCTATGGAGGAATTTGTAAGAATAGCTCCTAAAACAGTAATTGGTACTGTCACTAGCCATTTATAACGCCGCAAATATTATAAATACTTTTTAAACCCTTGAACCATACCCTTGGCATACCCGATAGACTCGTAGAATGCATGAGCTTCCGCCCTCTTCGCCAAGGAAGTAAGCATAATAAAATAACAATTTTTGTCCCGGGCATAGTCTTCCAAATAGCCCACCAATTGTTTCGCGACTCCTTGCCGCCGGCTGTTTCGGCGGACGATCAGATTTTCCAGCACCATAAAGGGCTGACATTGACCCACGATGTCCAGGCATAAGATTCCCATCACGCTGCCCAGTAATTGTCCCCGCTCGCTCTTGGCGCCGATGAGAATATAATTAGGATCACTACAAATTTTATCAAGTATGATTTTAAGTTGCGGCATATGAGGTTTCTTTCCGGTAAGCTCCTCGCCCAATGCCGCCAGCTGTTCCATATCTGCCGCTTCTATATTCACGATTGTAACCATACCTTATTTCTCTCCTCCTCAAACTTTCTACTTCAAAGTATAATGATTGCGGCAAGAAAATAAATATAAAGATTCTAATAAACAAATGATAATAAAGTACAAGAAACTAACAGGGGGGCGCTGAACGTTTTAACAAAAACGCAACGCGCCCCCTTTAGTATTGGCACTCGACATATGTAATTGTCTTTTACCGCAGCTAACGAATAATGTGTATGACATTTTTACGCGGAGCCGCCGGCTTGGATTCCCCTGCCGCATAACCCATAACAACCGATCCATACACAATATGGTGTTCCGGAACATCCAAGTCTGTTAAAAGTTCACGAATAAGAGGTAAATGAGTCAATCCCGGCAATTGATTTAACCAGCAGGAACCGATACCAATGGAATGTGCTGCCAGCATCATATTGCCGATGGCTAAAGCTGAATCCGGCATGGAGTTCCCATTATCCTTTAAGTTTGAGACAATAATAAAGGTAGGTGCATGATACAGGAAGTCCGCATTCTCGTCTTTTGCTTTTTCAATCAGGCTCATAACATACGGGTGGATTTCCGGCACAATCGGAATAGATAAAAGGGTTTGACGGATAGCCTCATTAACTTTTTTAAGCGTAGTCGCATTTTGGATAGCCGTGAATTTCCAGTCCTGCAGTCCCATTCCGTTCGGGGCGTAGCTTCCTGCCACAAGAATGGTATTTAAATCTTCCTCCGGTATTTGATCTTTCTTGAAAGCACGAATGCTTCTTCTTGTTAATATGTTTTCTAGTATATCATTCATTTTCATTCTCCTTTTAAAATAAATTGTATCCACCATGCGCATTCAAAATTCAATGACCGTGCTGACAAAGGCAGGAATAAATTTCTTGCCAAAACGAGCCTTCAGTTCGGCCATCATATCGAATCCAGTGCAGTGATTGGCGGCAATGAAATTGGGTGAATACTGTTCCAGCATTGCAAGAGTCAGTTCCTGTTGTTCTTGGGAAACCGGCCCCAGATGCGTCCCACCTATCCAACCGGCCAATTTTGTCTGTTCCGTCAGTTCCATTCCGCGGGTAACGGCATTGACCAGACCGGAATGGGTGCAGCCGCCGATGACCACTAAACCCTGTTCCCCTGAATAATACAGCACTGTATCATCTCGCACAATATCCTGACAATCGCAACCCTGGACATCGGGAATAACCAGTTTGGCATCGCCCATTTCGAAGCCGGTTACGCGAGGGATGCCGCCACTAAGCCAAAGCTTGGGGGCGATCTCCATTGGTTCATCAGCAAAAATCCAATCAACGCCAAGCATATCCGTTTCTTCTTTTGTGAAAGGCAAACCAGCATAACTTCGGCGGCCATTTGCCACCGCATAGCGCTTTTTGAATATCCCACTGTGAGCGTACACAGGAACCGGCTTGCGCCGATGTCTTAACAGGCACGGCAATCCCCCTGTATGGTCATAATGTCCGTGACTGATTGCTATGGCGTCAAGTTCCCGAGAATGAACTCCCAGGAGACTTAGATTATGGACTACAGCCCCGGATTGCCCGGTATCAATGAGTATTTTTTGCGTACCGGTTTCAAGCAGAAGTGACAGTCCGTGCTCACCAACAAAGGGTCCCTTAGCGCCGGCAGGCACCGAATTCTCAATGACAACGGTTACCTTCATGGCTATCCCCCCTAATTTTAAATTCAAGAAAGCTTTCTGCAGAAATTTTCTAAATTCCTTTGAAGATCATTATAGAACACTTGCAGTCACTGGCGATACCGAATTACATCATAAAAACAAGCAAGACTTATGCCGGCATGGTATTCTATAATTAAGTGAGGCAGCTTGAAATAGTACGGGAGTTGAAAACGATGGGGCATTCGGAGGATGAGCTCTGGCAGGCAGTCATAAACTGTGACGAACGCCTTGACGGAGAATTTTTCTACGGAGTCAAAACAGTTGGCGTCTATTGCCGTCCTTCCTGCAAGTCAAGAACCCCTCTCAGGAAGAATGTCCACTATTTCAAAACCCGCCCAGAAGCTGAAAAGGCAGGTTTTAGGCCATGTAAGCGCTGCCGCCCCGATCTGTTTGATTATGACCCTATGTTAAAAATCGCCAGTCAGACAAAAGCATTAATCGATGATTATTACCGGGAAAGGGAACGGCTGAAAGAAGAAATGAAACATCTCGGAGTATCCGCCAATCATCTGTCAGTCATTTTCAAACGGCACTATGGCGTGCCGCCTAAAGATTATCTGAATCAAAAACGTATTGAATCTGCGAAAAAGCTGCTCGCCGAAACAGCCCTGCCTATCATCGAAATCGCTGAAGATATAGGATTTGACAGCTTGTCCGCTTTTTATGGATTCTTCAGGAGACAGACGGGAACCACGCCCAACAGCTATCGCCGTGAACATAGAACTGCAAAAAAAGCTACAGAGGAGCATGTATCGTGAAGAATATATGGTATTTAGATTTCCCCATCGGAAAAATCGGGATTGCCGAAGATGACGGCGCCATATCTCATATTCTATTTGAGAATGAGCAGAAACTTGAAGATTATGAACTGGCTGAAACTGCGCTGATACAAAAGGCAGCCCGGCAGTTAAACGAATATTTTGCCGGTAAAAGAATGGTATTCGATTTGCCGGTCCGGTTA from Acetonema longum DSM 6540 harbors:
- a CDS encoding bifunctional transcriptional activator/DNA repair enzyme AdaA — protein: MGHSEDELWQAVINCDERLDGEFFYGVKTVGVYCRPSCKSRTPLRKNVHYFKTRPEAEKAGFRPCKRCRPDLFDYDPMLKIASQTKALIDDYYRERERLKEEMKHLGVSANHLSVIFKRHYGVPPKDYLNQKRIESAKKLLAETALPIIEIAEDIGFDSLSAFYGFFRRQTGTTPNSYRREHRTAKKATEEHVS
- a CDS encoding MBL fold metallo-hydrolase, with amino-acid sequence MKVTVVIENSVPAGAKGPFVGEHGLSLLLETGTQKILIDTGQSGAVVHNLSLLGVHSRELDAIAISHGHYDHTGGLPCLLRHRRKPVPVYAHSGIFKKRYAVANGRRSYAGLPFTKEETDMLGVDWIFADEPMEIAPKLWLSGGIPRVTGFEMGDAKLVIPDVQGCDCQDIVRDDTVLYYSGEQGLVVIGGCTHSGLVNAVTRGMELTEQTKLAGWIGGTHLGPVSQEQQELTLAMLEQYSPNFIAANHCTGFDMMAELKARFGKKFIPAFVSTVIEF
- a CDS encoding GNAT family N-acetyltransferase, whose product is MVTIVNIEAADMEQLAALGEELTGKKPHMPQLKIILDKICSDPNYILIGAKSERGQLLGSVMGILCLDIVGQCQPFMVLENLIVRRNSRRQGVAKQLVGYLEDYARDKNCYFIMLTSLAKRAEAHAFYESIGYAKGMVQGFKKYL
- a CDS encoding nitroreductase family protein; translated protein: MNDILENILTRRSIRAFKKDQIPEEDLNTILVAGSYAPNGMGLQDWKFTAIQNATTLKKVNEAIRQTLLSIPIVPEIHPYVMSLIEKAKDENADFLYHAPTFIIVSNLKDNGNSMPDSALAIGNMMLAAHSIGIGSCWLNQLPGLTHLPLIRELLTDLDVPEHHIVYGSVVMGYAAGESKPAAPRKNVIHIIR